A genomic window from Halorubrum trapanicum includes:
- a CDS encoding adenylate kinase, translated as MSHRILLLGAPGAGKGTQSAKLADEYGVEHVTTGDALRANKEMETEYGTPKSFMDAGELVPDPVVNEIVKAALDDADGFVLDGYPRNIEQAEYLSEITDLDAVILLDVDEEVLVDRLTGRRVCDDCGANYHVDFQPPEEPGVCDECGGELIQREDDTEETARERLEVFYENTEPVVDHFRDEGVLVEVDGEAPPDEVFARIRDVVES; from the coding sequence ATGAGCCATCGAATTCTGCTGTTGGGGGCGCCCGGCGCCGGGAAGGGGACGCAGAGCGCGAAGCTGGCCGACGAGTACGGCGTCGAGCACGTCACGACCGGCGACGCGCTCCGCGCGAACAAGGAGATGGAGACGGAGTACGGGACGCCGAAGTCGTTCATGGACGCGGGCGAGCTCGTTCCCGACCCGGTCGTCAACGAGATCGTGAAGGCCGCGCTCGACGACGCCGACGGGTTCGTCCTCGACGGCTACCCGCGCAACATCGAGCAGGCGGAGTACCTCTCGGAGATAACCGACCTCGACGCCGTCATCCTCCTCGACGTCGACGAGGAGGTCCTCGTCGACCGACTCACCGGCCGCCGCGTCTGCGACGACTGCGGCGCGAACTACCACGTCGACTTCCAGCCCCCGGAGGAGCCGGGCGTCTGCGACGAGTGCGGCGGCGAGCTGATCCAGCGCGAGGACGACACCGAGGAGACCGCGCGCGAGCGCCTGGAGGTCTTCTACGAGAACACCGAGCCCGTGGTCGACCACTTCCGCGACGAGGGCGTGCTCGTCGAGGTCGACGGCGAGGCCCCTCCGGACGAGGTCTTCGCCCGGATCCGCGACGTCGTCGAGAGCTAA